GGGCAACTTCTTCGTCATTAAGGCCGTGGGCGCCGCCGCCGAGGCCGGGGCGGACCTGGACGAGGTGGTCCGCATCGGGGAGAAGGTCAACTCCGTGACCCGTACCCTCGGCATCGCCCTGACCGCCTGCACACCGCCAGCCAAGGGTGCGCCGTTGTTCGAGCTCGGCGACGACGAGATCGAGATCGGCGTCGGCATCCACGGCGAGCCGGGGCGCCGCCGGGCGAAGGTCATGACGGCGGACGCGATCGTCGACGAGTTCCTCGGCGCCGTGGTCCCCGACCTGCCCTACGCCTCGGGCGACGACGTCGCGCTGATGATCAACGGGCTCGGCGGCACCCCGATCAGCGAGCTGTACCTGCTCTACGGCATCGCCCACGAGAAGCTCGCGGCGCAGGGCATCAACGTCCGGCGCAGCTACGTCGGGGAGTACTGCACCTCCCTCGACATGGCCGGCGCCTCGCTCACGCTCGTCAAGCTCGACGACGAGATCACGAAGCTCCTCGAGGCCCCCGCGGAGATCGCCATCCGCGTGTTCTGATTCCGCCGCCCGCCTGCCTGACCACGGACGACGCCGGACCCCGCCTGCCCGGGTCAGGTCCGGCGTCGTCCGTGGTCAGCGCCCCTGCGGTCAGTGCCCCTTGTGGTCAGTGCCCCTGCGCGGCGGTCATGAAGCGCCGCTGGTAGCTGACGACCTGGTTCGTGGACGTGAACCGCGCGAGGTAGCCCGGCTCCGCCGTCACGACCACGCGGCGGCTCATGTCGCAGAACTCGTCGCTGGCCAGCAGCTTGTCGACCTCGGGGTAGTTCCGTTCGCCCTCCATGGAGCAGACGATCAGGCGGGTGTCGGGCAGGTTCGTCTCGCGCAGCACCCGCAGGTTGTGCCGTACGGAGTCCAGGCCGTCCCGGCCCTCGGGCGTGCGGGCCTGGCGGTAGGTGACCAGCTGCTCCGCCATGCGCCGGCACTCCTGAAGGGGGAAGTCGGTGTCCGTGCGGGCCAGGTAGTCGTTCTGGATCAGGTAGTCGCGCAGGGTGACGAGCACGCCGTCGTCCCGGCTCTCGGCGAAGTCGTCGAGCAGCTCGATCATCTTCGTGGACTGCATGAGGCGGTGCCGGATGAAGCTGTTGATGAAGTAGGGCCGCGCCTGCAGCGCCAGCTGGGCCTGGTACGGCTCGAACATGAGCGTGAAGTTCACCCGGAAGCCGTGCTCGCGCAGCTTCAGGGCGAGGTTGTGCCCGCGGAGGGCGTCCGCCGTCGCCGGCTCCCACCACCGCCGGTCCAGGTGCTTGTCGCCGCTGAGGAGCTGGCCGACGTTGGCGTCGTTGACCGGTCCGGTGTGCGGCACCTTGATCACCACCCGCCAGCGCGACAGGATCTGCCGGAACCGCTCGGCCTCCTCCAGGATCTTGCCGAAGTCCGCCTCGAACGGGTTGTTGAGCTCCACGCACACGTCGCAGCCAGGGCCCAGGATGCGGCCGATCTCGGCCATGACCTCCTCGCGCGTGTGGAAGGTGCCGTCGACGTTGGCCTCGGGGTTGTTGAGAAAGAGGTCGTAGATGATGCCGGGGTTGCAGGTGAGGTTCGCGATCAGCCCGGCGATCGGCGCGATCTCGTAGGGGTTGGCGCTGTCGGCGGAGAACAGGACGTTGGTGGGACGTAGCGTGCCGTCGGTGTCGTAGGAGATGTCCCGGACGAGGTCGATCGCGAGGAGCCCGTCCGCCTCGAGGTTCAGGGCGAGCCGGAACCCCGGGGGTGTGTGCCCCGCCGGCGTGCCGAAGTAGCCGACGACCTCTCTGAACTCCGCCGTCACCCCGACGTGCCGGGCGGCGCCCTCCAGCTCGCGGAAGGTCTCCGCGGCCAGGGGTTGGTCCAGCACCCGGTGGACGTCGTCCTCCTCGCCGGGCACGATCGGCAGGCCCAGCGAGCGCAGCCGGTAGGTGAGGGGCATGAGCGGTGTCGCGGCCATGGTGGCTCCCTGACGCGTGCAGGGCCGACGGCGTCGTCCGTGGCGAGCGGCGGCAGAGGGCCCGCTGGGCACACTGTACAAGGGGCCGTGGTCGGTGACCATGGCGCGATGAGGCTCGCGCAGACTACCCGCTCGCCGTCGTGCCCCGGCAGACCGATGGGGCGAAGTTCAACCGCTCCGGAGCGTTACTAGTCACGCAGCGATCTGATCTCGATGGTGCCCGCGCCGCCGTCGACCGTGACAACCTGCCCGTCGCGTAGCCGTGCGGTGGCGTCCGTGGTGCCGACGACGGCGGGTATGCCGTACTCCCGGGCGACGAGTGAGGCGTGTGCGGCAAGGGTGCCGCCGTCGGTGACCACGGCTGCGGCCCGGGCGAACAGCGGGGTCCAGGCGGGCGAGGTCGCCTTGGCGACAAGGATGTCACCGGCGGCGAATCGGGTGAAGTCCTCGGGTGAGGTGACGATGCGTACCGGGCCCGTGGCGCGGCCCGCGCTGGCCGGCTGCCCCACGATCGCCCCTGCCGGGACGGCCTCGCGGGTGCGGGCGGCGTCGGCCGCGCGGGCAAGTGGATCGCCGACTAGTCGGGGAGGCGCACCGAGAGTGAGCGGCGCAACGAGCCGGCGCTGCCGCTCCCACAGCGCCCGACGAGCCGCGGCCACCCTCGCCCGTGAGGTCGCGTCTCCGTTCAACGCGGCGGTCAGCTCTTCGCGGGTGAGGAAGAAGGCCTGCTCACGGTCGCCGATCACGCCCTGACGGGTGAGATGGTCGCCGAGGGCGTGCCCACAGCGCCGCAGCAACGGCCAGCCCAGGGTGAGGTCCCGGGCCTGCTCCTCGCGGGCCACGGTGTACCGCTGCACTGTGCGCAGCAGCCGCCCGAACCGGTGCAGGCGCCGGGGCCGGTCGCGCAGTGCCGCGACGACGGCACGCTCGGCCGCTACCCGTGTGGCGGCATGTTTCGTGTGCCGCGCGTCGACGCCCGTTGGGGCGCCGGTGCCCAGCTCGCCGGCGGTGGGCAGGAACCAGTCGACCGACTGCACCGCATGACCGGGCAGTGCGGGCTCGGTGCCGGGCAGACCGGTCAGCAGCGCCTGGACGCTGTCGATGACTCCGGGGATGAGTCCGGACGTACGGCCGAGCGCCGCGAGGTGACCCTCCATCTTCCACGCCGAGCCACCGACGATCGCGAGGTACCACAGGTACTCCCCCGCCATCCGGCTCACTTGGTCCACGATCTCCACCAGCCGGCGCGGGCCGGCGGTGGCGACCTCGCGTTCC
This window of the Georgenia yuyongxinii genome carries:
- the dhaK gene encoding dihydroxyacetone kinase subunit DhaK, yielding MKKFVNDPKDYVPQMLKGIALANPDTLRYVPDYNLIMRADAPRHDKVSIVQGSGSGHEPAHVMAVGKGMLDGACPGDVFAAPPSDYVYESAKLLASDKGVLLLVNNYTGDKMAFEMAQELAEADGLTVRTLFIDDDVAVQDSTYTVGRRGVAGNFFVIKAVGAAAEAGADLDEVVRIGEKVNSVTRTLGIALTACTPPAKGAPLFELGDDEIEIGVGIHGEPGRRRAKVMTADAIVDEFLGAVVPDLPYASGDDVALMINGLGGTPISELYLLYGIAHEKLAAQGINVRRSYVGEYCTSLDMAGASLTLVKLDDEITKLLEAPAEIAIRVF
- a CDS encoding transaldolase family protein, with translation MAATPLMPLTYRLRSLGLPIVPGEEDDVHRVLDQPLAAETFRELEGAARHVGVTAEFREVVGYFGTPAGHTPPGFRLALNLEADGLLAIDLVRDISYDTDGTLRPTNVLFSADSANPYEIAPIAGLIANLTCNPGIIYDLFLNNPEANVDGTFHTREEVMAEIGRILGPGCDVCVELNNPFEADFGKILEEAERFRQILSRWRVVIKVPHTGPVNDANVGQLLSGDKHLDRRWWEPATADALRGHNLALKLREHGFRVNFTLMFEPYQAQLALQARPYFINSFIRHRLMQSTKMIELLDDFAESRDDGVLVTLRDYLIQNDYLARTDTDFPLQECRRMAEQLVTYRQARTPEGRDGLDSVRHNLRVLRETNLPDTRLIVCSMEGERNYPEVDKLLASDEFCDMSRRVVVTAEPGYLARFTSTNQVVSYQRRFMTAAQGH